The Microcaecilia unicolor chromosome 3, aMicUni1.1, whole genome shotgun sequence nucleotide sequence AGTTTCTTATCATGAAAATTAAATAAAGCAGAAGGTACTAAAATGTCTTTTTGTTATCTTCCACTATCATAAACCACTGTAATATTTGTTGTAGAAAAATTATCTAAACCCTGCAAAAtgtgccaatatttaaaaaaaattttgaagaaTAGAACAATGTGAAAACTTCATTGTATAGATTAGTTTATCATGATTAGatttgtcttttgtttttaaaAGATCCTCTTTTTCATTTGTTCAACTCTGTTGTACCATTGCTCAGTGCATTCAGTATGATTTCCTTTTTCAATGGCTTCTGATCATAACCTTCTTAAAAGGAGAAACTGACTGAATGGAAGATTCTCTTGTAAGGCACAATTATGCTAGCTTTCAAAATGTAACATCTTACTTTCAACTTAGGGTTTGCAAAACATACTTGTATCAGAGCTGccattattgtttttttatggtgaTGTCCAGAAATGAAACTCATACTGAATTTGAAATTTAAAATTCAGATTAAGCCAATTGTAAAAGCTCTTCAAAATGTTTATATTCCCTTTCTATAACGTAAAGATttagggtctgtttactaagccgagctaTAAGCGCAGTagagtttttagcacgtgctaaatattagcgcacactaatgctagagacagctATATATTCctctgggtgtctctagtgttagtgtgtgctaaaaacgctagcgaaccgtagtaaacagggcccttaattagtATATCGCATCCGAAGTAATATAATTTTACCAAATGCATTGTCAATCAATAATTATTTTTCAAAAGCATTACTGCATACTTACCGCAGGTTAATAAGCAATACTGCGAGGCGCACTCTGacgtcccatggtagttttgggatTGACATGTgcttcccacacactaaaaaacagaaaatacttTGTAGCGCTGGGGACGTGTTTGGGGGTAGAATATAGGCGTATCCAATGGTAATCGTTTAGCACAGCTATACTTGTGCACACCAACCAATTAGTACATGGTTAgcacgggagtccttaccgcctacaaaataggtgttggtaagtgcctCCACACtaatggctatgcgctaatggggaaattagcgtgtgACCATTAATGAACAGAAAATGTGACCATTTTACAACCATGCTAAAAGTAGCCTCAGCACAAGGGAAAGTCCCATGCCAGTGATAGCgagggccactttttagcacagcttagtaaaagggccccatagattggCTAGATCTgaaatattgtgggcgcctacacagttagtgtgcgctaatggttagtgcgcgctaaaagcactaacgtgcctctagcgcggcttagtaaaaggggcccttagtgcttACTGAAAATGActtttgttttgctgaaaatgtcaggTTTTATATATGTCTCTTAAATTTAATATGTATTAAAGATGCTGATGTAATCCTTTGGTCTGTGGTAGTTCCTTCACCTTTTAATAAGTGTATGGCCAACATCCAGTCCTACATCACCATTTTGTCATTAGCTCAATAGATTTTTCCTTAGCCAGCATGAGTTTTGTCCTTTATTTTTTCCTGTAGATACCTGCACTATAATTCCACTAGGCAGCCTAACTGTAGGATTTTAGTCTGCTGAGTTTATCACTGTTTTTGCATGCTTCCAGGTTCCACATTCAATTTACGTTTTTTAAAATATGCAGAAAGCATGCAGATGAAATATATAATCTTGAAGCTGTAAAGAAGCAGCCATGTTTTACCCTgacaagaagaaaaaagaaaattccgGAAATTTTGTCAATCTTGTGCCTGCAGAAGTTAGTTATAGGATCTTTAGTGAACTTGACCTACagagtttgtgcagcgctgctatGACCTGCAAAAGCTGGAATCAGATGATTGAGAGCAGTGATCATTTGTGGAGAAGCCACTGTTTAAACATACGAGGAGTCTGTCGGAAAGAGATCGACGATGATCGAGGCAATGGTTACTCGTGGAAGGTACAGTTAGTCATGGATCTCC carries:
- the FBXO48 gene encoding F-box only protein 48 — its product is MFYPDKKKKENSGNFVNLVPAEVSYRIFSELDLQSLCSAAMTCKSWNQMIESSDHLWRSHCLNIRGVCRKEIDDDRGNGYSWKVTLFRNYWKSKIKCAWLSGKYSNIDSSTDLPEKSMYPMDVTTWGEILEAELER